The stretch of DNA AGGAAGGCTGATGGCATGGGAGTCATGCTTGAAGTAGAGCTAGTGAGACCATAGAATAAGAGAATGGCTcctgttggaagggaccttaaaggtcatctagttccaaccccctggcCAAAAGCAGGGATGCCCCCCATGagatcaggttgtccagggcGTCATCTACCCTGCTCTTGAacagctccagggatggggcatccatagcttctctcggcaacctgttccagtgcctcacctccatctgagtgaagaattttctcctaacctctaatctaaatctcccctcatTTAACTTAAAAACATTTCCCCTTGCCCcatcattatctgactgagcaaagagtcactctccatcttttttataagccctctttaagtactgaaaggccacaaagaggtcaccccggagccttcttttctccaggctgaacagccccagctctctcagccttttttcataggagaggtgctccagccccttgatcatctttgtggccctcctctggatttgTTCTAACAAACCCACACCCTTCtagtgctgggagccccagttatggatgcaggactccaagtggggcctcacaagggcagagtacaAGGAGTAGAAGTAGAAGtgacctccctccacctgctggccactcctctgctTATggagcccaggatgcagttggccttccgGGATACAAGCACAGAAAGTACTGTCTCACTGTTGATCTCATTGTCTGTCATaggtaaagatattaaacagcaccagtcccaggacagactCCTGAGGTACAACACTTGTCAgcagcctccacttggacatagagccattgagcaccactctctgggtgtgacATTCAGgccaactccttatccactgaatggtgcACCCAACAAATGCATATCTCtaatttggagatcaggatgtcatgtgggacagTGTCAATGgtcttacagaagtccaagtagatgacattgATCGGTCTTCTGTTGTTGTCTGATGTGATCACTCCATTGTAGAAAGCCATCACattggtcaggcacaatttggactttggtgaagccatgctggttGTCTgagatcacctctttgtcttgcatgtgccttgacattgaTTCCAGGAGGATCatttccatgatcttgccagatCATGGCAAAGGGCACAAAGACCTTTGTGTCCTTTACTCTCCTGAGTACAATACGACTTCCTTCTAAGGAATGGAGTAGCCAACACAGGTGAGACAGATATTATGTGATCACGGATGtcatcagaaagctgatcccAATAAGATATGGGGAGGTCAGAAGCAGCCTGGACAAGAGACATATGAGATTTTGGTGTGGGAAGACgagcatggccagcagaaaTTAATGGTTTCATAGAGGTAAAAACATTCCTGCAATGCCAATACTGCAGTaacaatgaattaaaaaagcCACATATGGCCCTTAATTATTTGAACCAGTAATTTTAATCCCTAAACCTAAATGCTACTACAACACTCTGAAAGGAATCAATTTTCGCTCTTGATAACCGTAATCCCTTCCCTTAAAACTAACATTAAAATGCTCTATTTAACCCTAGACTCCCTGGCAGATGTAAAACACCCGTAAACCACAGAGCTTGTCCATACCTCAACCACAGACCTGACAGCACAAGCAGAACAACAAACACTCCTACTAAAACTTTGCTTAATCTCTAACATAGTAAGTGAAAAATAGGTACCGAGGGGGCTAGAGAAAACTTAGCTTTACCTCAGGATCTCATGGCCCAGCAGGAgcaatgtgactgtggcagtgactgtgaggtcacttctgtctctgcacttgatagggcagcagcaggaacgtgtcacgcaaagggactgtgaggtcacttgtgtctggaggtggcaggtcaGCCTTGACTTCTCCCTGGGACTTGCACTTTTGGGCTGAAATCTGACAATAtccctgctaggccagcagaaggcacctgcttggcatgctgactgggggatcccctctgcctccagacccaggaggacccaggcagaaagaaggccccaacatgggttgtcctgtcccttctgcttgagtccatgagtgggcagcagcaggcacaaggcttggctgtgtgtagccaagaagctgcaaggccagcagcaggcccctggcttggaagctgctgctgaggtgacttgtgtcTGGTTGGCTGAGAGGCcgcaaggagcctgctgggttggGATGCCTACTTCAGGAGTGGTTTCCACCCTGATGGAGCTTTCTGTGGtagtaggaaagagcaggagagaaaaacttGCCACAATGTGTGCCCAGGAATGTTGGCAATGGCCATGAGGACGAAGAAATATCCCTCAAAGGGTCGTGCTGTAGTGCCACAGGTCACCCTCTGATCAGACCATGGCTTTGTGTTTCAAGGAACAGCTGGTGAGGGTTGACAAGACATGGGAGAAAGCAAGGGATGAGAGCAAATTGGTGAACAGAGATGTTTGTCTGCAGACTTCAAGGAAATAGGACAAATTGTGGGACAACGTAGGAAAAGCtacagaggagaaggcagagggtgcTGGCAAGAATGGAAGGTCCCAACAGCCCTGAAGGTTTTGTCACCTTGGCTAGAGCTTATGAGGACAGATGTTATACTCGTTGCAGTGGGGCCTCATTGATTCCTTGCAACCCTGTGCAGCACCTCAGAGGTGTCATACCAGTGTTCTCATGGCATCACACTGCCCACCACATCCCACAGACCCCAGCAAGACCCTTAAGCCAGATGTGGCAGTGCAGAATCTCCCCTTCCAGAGGCTGGGACCAGACCTTGGCTCTTCTGCatcaccaaaaccaaccaagacatttctcagcacagtgctttgcctgTCTGCAATCATGGCCTCCAATTATCTGCCCTAACAAGgccctggggaggctttgttagtaacagccctcagtggggcccattaatactccaagtcacttcagcttttccttctgactttactTTCTCTAGCAGTTGCATCAGTCACCTCTCAGTACCTGAACTTCACAGACTCAACACCAAAATGCACCATggaactcattaaaatgcagaaacaccTAACATCTCTTTGATAGTTTTCTTCAAGCCTTCATTCCTTTTGCAGCTAATTGCAGAGCTGCAAGATGTAATTAAGGAAGATTTCAAAGAGCAACCAATAAAaaaattttcttgtttcaaaggctgaattttgctgcatttcagttttgaacaTCATTCTCCTATTGCTATTCATCCAGGGTGACTTCTTTGGAGACCTTCATTgggaggaagagcagagtgTGCTGGTCTGACAgctccactgccagcagtggtcTTTGTCCCTGTcagtgcagcccagcccagcacatgaAACCCTTTCTAAGAGAAGTCAGGGGtgtgttcagaaaataataaaagaaaataaaaatataaaataaaataaaataaaataaaataaaataaaataaaataaaataaaataaaataaataaaatgagattcaAATGACCATTGGATCCTGAGAAATTCAGCCTGAATCTCAGTAGACACCTAGACATCCATGGACTATATTGGGTCATCTGTGGAAAACTCAgggtgaaaaataaagaaaatacatctttattGGCTGTAGCTGTACCCATGAGCCTGGCCTCATTGCGGAAATTGTTCCCTTCCAGACACAGAATCCTAAATAGAGTAAAGTGAAAAGAGCTGCCCAGTCAATAGAGTAGGGCAAAGTCCTACTTCCTGTGCTAtagatgcagaaggcaaaaagaattgcATTGTGCCTGACACTACTCTGGGACGTGTCACCCAGGTCAGGCAACTTTACCTTAGTGCTGACAAGTCCATCACTAAAGCACACTcccaagctctacatctacaccTTGGCTCTCCAGTCGATGACCCAGCTCATGGATGgcaatcagggagtctcggttagcGTGACGCTGCCTCAGGTGTGTCACCATGGTAGCCATtggcacctgctgttcttcaaccctcagcaaacccacaacagaagggttcTGTGGGAGGCCAAGCAAGGTAgacaacagtttcatgtcctttatCTCCAAGGCAGCTCTGCCAAAGCCCCACCGGTGGTGCCCTCTTGGAATTCTGAATTCCCTCTCCTGAAGCAGTCTATGCCGAGGATGCACATAGCATCTGGGCCAGTCTCaatggggtgcttttgccattccttcccagttagactcacttcagcctccagtaCAGTTAACTGTTGGGCTgcccctgtcactccagaagTACAGGTGGGTTCTACCTCTTTctagcttgatggcattagggtacactgtgcACCGGTCTCCAGTAGAGCCTGATACATTTGTGGGTCTGATGTGCCAAACCATCAAATATACCGAGTCCAGTAAACCCGATTGtccctttcttccctgcctccccctggctggaagCAGGACACCACAAGTCCTGCTCATAGTGTTCATTTATGTTGCCGGTAGAGAGACCAAAGGAAACACGTCCCACCGTGGCACTGTCATCTAACAGGGCAGGGGATAGGGTGCTGACAGTCAAGGAAGGCATTTGGGTGTGGAAGGTGGGTCCCAGCAGAGAAAAGGAGTCAAGGCAGTGGGCTGGGGGAggccaggagaagcagcccaaggggtggtgctgctggtgaggaCACGTttgtggcagcagctggagtgGGCAGCTGTGAGCAGGCGAGGGGAGGCCAGGAAGTGCATGGCAAGAGcgctcctgccagcagagccaagGCCGGGGCCGAGCCCAAGGGCAGAGgcaggcccagggcagggggctgcaagggccatgctgagctccctgcccctgcagcagctgccctggccctcggcctcctctcccctgcccctgcagctctgggctcccttggtgcagccctggctctgcagcaccaagccctgctggAAGCCCTCCCCTGCATGCTGCCACCGCTCCCTGACGCTGCTGTTGCCCTCTGCCAGgcactgcccagcccagcccagcccctgcccacctctccccagctccctaCCCTTACCTGCTCATCCTTTTGGCCCTTTCAACTGAAGGCCTCTGAGACCTTCGCACTGTGACCCAGCTGTGTGCCCTGACATTGCAGAGCTCCCATCAGTAAATCCATCCTTTGACTTAGCTTTACTGTGAAGATCCACTCACTGCCCACCCAACACAAGGCACACAGTGTCCCAGGATAACCCTTAGGATATTCTGGTGGCTCCCAATACAACCTTGATGCCACCAGTCCTGTCAAGTTTCAAACCCAGGAAGCTGCTTCTTGACTGGTCATGTTCTCCAGGGGCACTGGGCATCCACCAGTGATGACTCAGTCCAGCCCTGACTCCCTCACCCAAAACCTGGTTCCCCCATGCCCCTGTGTCCAGGTGGAACCCCAGTACAAGACCACGACCTTCAGTCTGGTACTCCCTGATTATCTTCTGCAATCCAGTTTGGGAGCCCTGAGCACTGGGCAACTTCCTTTTACTATCAAGATACTACAACAAAGGCCAGGTGTCATTTAGGGATAAACACATTCAGAGATAGCCTCTGGCTCATGCAGAGAACTGGTTatctggaaaagaggaatgaAAGCACACATTTAACAGcaagcagaattttaaagaatGCTCTACCCAAAGGTCAGAAATTGCCTGAGATTAACTTGAATAAAACTAGAAAAGTGAGATACCAATTTAttgctaaataaatataatcagTTTCTTCAGTGTGGCtttcagctcctggttcctcatgctgtagatgagggggttcagtgctggaggcagcaccGAGTACAGAAATGACACCACCAGgtccagggatggagaggaaatGGAGGGCGGCTTTAGGTAGGCAAACATGACAGTGCTGATAAACAGGAAGACCACAGCCAGAtgagggaggcatgtggaaaaggctttgtgtcggccctgctcagagggcatcctcagcactgccctgaagatctgcacataggacagcacaatgaaaacaaaacaaccaaatgcTAAAGAAACACTAAACACAACTGCCCCGACTTCCCTGcggtaggcatctgagcaggagagcttgaggatgtgggggatttcacagaagaactggttcatagcattgccttggcagaggggaagggaaaacgtgttggctgtgtgcaggacagcaatgagaaagccactgccccaggcagctgctgccatctgggcacaagctctgctgcccaggagactcccgtagtgcaggggcttgcagatggcaacgtagcggtcgtaggccatggaagtgagaagaaaatattctgctgatataaagaacagaaagaaaaagacctgtgcagcacagccttgataggagatggccctggtgtcccagagggcattggccatggctttgggcagagtggtggagatgcagctcAGGTCGAGAAGGGCGAGGttgaagaggaagaagtacatgggggtgtggaggcggtggtggcAGGCTACGgcgctgaggatgaggccgttgcccaggagggcagccaggtagatgcccaggaagagcgcgaagtgcaggagctgcagctcgcgcgtgtctgcgaatgccagcaggaggaactcgcTCACTGAGCTGATGTTGGGCATTTGCTTTGGACATGGAGactgcaaaatgagaaacaaatatacatatatagagtCTTATGATTAAAGTCTTTGACTAAAATTCAGTAAATTCCCAGTGAAAGCCTTACATTCCCTGTTTCCAAGAGCACATTTGTCTATCTCCCTGTCTGGAGCCCTGCTTTGTATTTGCTGAGTGTCCTGTACACAGCAGCCACTTCTGCCCATCAGCCCCCAGTGGGACACATGCTCCACTGCACTGACAAATGTCATTGCTGTGGGGGCAAAGCTCAGCCAGAGGGCACATCCAGGAGGGCTGCTCTGTCCATCCCCTGgtgcccagctgctggctgcttgcagcACTCAGCTGGGGGATGGATGCACACAGAGGTTGTGTTGAAAAACCACATCCCCTTGTTTGCAGGTCCTAAAGAAGAGCTCAGAAAAACCCTGGTGCAGTGTGTAAGCAGAGTGAAAAGAAGGGATATTCTCACGTTCATCACTAACCTGTTTGTGTCTCAGTTCAATGCAATAGGAAGCTCAGTCACCAGTGCAAATCCAGCTACCCCATTAACATAGAGCCTGCCCCACAATCAGAGCAGGAAGAGGCAGGCAGAGAGTGCAGAAAGTGCCTTCTCTTTTCAGGCAGCCCCTGCACTGCCCTTCCTTTGCCCAAGCCCCTGGGCTCCCAGTCAGGCTGAgtgcagggaccctgctctgcaccacagccgTGAGAAGCCCTTCCTGCACCCCcggcttctccttcctccagggCCTGCAGCTGCATTGCCCTCCAGCCAGAGACTTACCGGGTTCAGGGCTGGGAAGTGTTCTCCCCCAGTGAGTTCTGTGCATCCTGccacttctgcctgcctttaagcactctgtctctgcaggcagtgcccccagccctgctgcgctgtgcagaggagctgctcctgggcacagctgtctctctgcaccacGGCCCTCTTGCCAcgagctctctctgtcccatgagcccggcccagctcagcagcacagcaccagcccaaggcactgcaatcacccctctgggggctttgctgatgagcccacgaacctcaggcactcagagacaattgaagacatctctccagaagtccaagtcagaggcaagtttcctgcagtgtgCCCCTAAGGGtcagcactgacacagcctccCTTGGAGCTTGTTAGAGCAGAAccctggaggcagtgaggacaaggagacaaaggctATGTGAAGGTGACACTGATGTGTAGGAAACATGGATGTGTTTCACCAAGCACAAGGGTCAGGCCTTGTCCCTTGGCCCATAGGAAATGAGATCCTTTCCCTtgacaggttgctcagggctcttTGTGGGGCAgtaggagatggggatgtgcaTGGTCAAGTGAGGAGAATGGTACGACCCCTGCCTGCTACATGGGTTGGCGAGGAGTTAATTAGGCTCCGTTGCTTTGATGATTAGCAGTCTCCTTATAAGGCTCAGTGGCAGAGACAACAGACATAGCCATGAACACAAATATCTCATAAGGCAGCTCTGTAGGAAGCTGGCCTGGTTCCTGGTGAGCAGTCACCACTGCTCGTATGGCATCCCTCGTGGTGCCTAAGACCCTCCTCAACCTGCGCACTGCTCACTCAGCAGGGTCCCAGTCTGCCCCCATGTGTGgggttcctcttcctctgctgcatGACTGGGCTCTTCTTCTTGTAAATGTCAAGAGGTTTCTCAAGGCAAAATCCTTCAGTTTCTAAAGATTCCCCCACACTGATGCTCCATTCTGTCAGCCATTCATGGCTGCAAGCAGACAGTTCAACCTTTGTGTCATTGTGCTATCTCTGAGAAGACAGCAGcatcaggagctgcaggaaagtTTGGATAATACAGGAGTAACCAATTGAATGGAATTGCAGCACAGAGTCACAGAAGGTAGGGGATGGAAGGCTGCCAGGTTCCAcctcttctgtgcttccttctcATGCATGCCGCCAGTTTGTCTGAAGCAGTGTCCAAAATGTTTGGGGCTCTGCAGGTGAAAATTGGAAGGGCCAAAGACAAGGTGGAGCTCAATCTGTATATAACTCTCAAAGACAAACACTGctgaaagaaatactttaaaaaaggaGGATTAAGGAGAATCATCATCCTTTATTGGATGTGGGGGAAATCTGGTAAGGATCTCGAGATAAGgtaaaggctgaggtacttaattCATTCTTTACCTCTGACTCTAccagcaagaccagttgttgCTCTggacatttcttcctcctcatggACAGTGCCAACATTCCAGGGCACGCTTCGTGggtttttctcctccccttctctttcCTACTACCAAAGTAAACTCCATCAGGGTGGAAACCAATCCCGAAGTAGGCATCccaacccagcaggctccttgtGGCCTCTCAGCCAAGCAgacacaagtcacctcagcagcagcttccaagccaggggcctgctgctggccttgcagcttcttggctagacacagccaagccttgtgcctgctgctgcccactcatggactcaagcagaagggacaggacaacccatgttggggccttctttctgcctgggtcctcctggctctggaggcagaggggatcccccagtcagcatgccaagcaggtgccttctgctggcctagcagggccactgccagatgtcagcccaaaagtgcagatcccagggagaagtcaaggctgacctgccacctccagacacaagtgacctcacagtccctttgcgtgacacgttcctgctgctgccctatcaagtgcagagacagaagtgacctcacattcactgccacagtcacattcctcctgctgtggctggagatgctgaggcagagctgagctcatCAAAGCATTCCCAGTTATTTCCTCCTTGTGTCCCACAAACTGATCAGATCCATGGCCCCTCCCATTCAGCTTTGAATGCCATTTGACTACACAGCAACCTCAGTTCCTGCCTTGCCCCAAGGTGCCAAGCGTCTTAAGGTAAGGTTTAGGAGGGGTGTTGAAGCTGAGAAGGTTAATGCACAGGTACAGGGACTTTCAATGTTATTTGTACATGTATGGTATTAGGGACTACGGCTCACCTATCTGAATTAAAGATTAAGGAATAATTAGTTTTTTGTGTTACCGAGTGTTTGG from Aythya fuligula isolate bAytFul2 chromosome W, bAytFul2.pri, whole genome shotgun sequence encodes:
- the LOC116501450 gene encoding olfactory receptor 14C36-like codes for the protein MPNISSVSEFLLLAFADTRELQLLHFALFLGIYLAALLGNGLILSAVACHHRLHTPMYFFLFNLALLDLSCISTTLPKAMANALWDTRAISYQGCAAQVFFFLFFISAEYFLLTSMAYDRYVAICKPLHYGSLLGSRACAQMAAAAWGSGFLIAVLHTANTFSLPLCQGNAMNQFFCEIPHILKLSCSDAYRREVGAVVFSVSLAFGCFVFIVLSYVQIFRAVLRMPSEQGRHKAFSTCLPHLAVVFLFISTVMFAYLKPPSISSPSLDLVVSFLYSVLPPALNPLIYSMRNQELKATLKKLIIFI